The proteins below are encoded in one region of Hordeum vulgare subsp. vulgare chromosome 3H, MorexV3_pseudomolecules_assembly, whole genome shotgun sequence:
- the LOC123440021 gene encoding AAA-ATPase At3g50940-like, which yields MTSPNSRVLERYKSAVTTATSVLGAAMLLRRVLADVLPGTALGALLLLPPASSRRHAVLIEEFDGALYNRVFMAAKAYVSTLLAAAPSVPLMKASLPRGAGADHVLLAMRPGTAVVDVFDGAKVTWRLSRKHDGGGGRRRTTEDAREVFKLSFDAEHKDMVLGSYLPAVMARVEAMSQEQRQTKLYSNEWGKWRTVRLRNASTFATVAMDAALRQAVVDDLDRFLTRKEYYRQTGRAWKRGYLIHGPPGTGKSSLVAAISNNLHFDVYDLDVGGVRSNTELRKLLIRMKNRSILLVEDVDCAVATAPRREAKGSSDGGIPASKNHKVTLSGLLNMVDGLWSSSGHERILIFTTNHKDRLDPALLRPGRMDMHVHMGYCGFVAFRELAANYHGIQDHPLFPEIEALLREVDVAPAEVAERLLMTDDADAAVETAAKLLRGRKAGGGEDGGYIKQKLHVGPRRPRRAPAPSSRRGVVGAARWAVPDEGIGGSSRRGQGRGSGTGRRGRGEVRGRGRR from the exons ATGACATCCCCGAACAGCAGAGTGCTGGAACGGTACAAGAGCGCCGTCACGACGGCAACTTCCGTGCTGGGCGCGGCCATGCTGCTGCGCCGGGTGCTCGCCGACGTCCTCCCAGGCACGGCCCTCGGCGCGCTGCTCCTCCTGCCACCAGCCTCCTCCCGGCGCCACGCCGTGCTCATCGAGGAGTTCGACGGCGCCCTGTACAACCGCGTGTTCATGGCGGCCAAGGCGTACGTTTCCACGCTCCTCGCCGCGGCACCGTCCGTGCCGCTGATGAAGGCTAGCCTGCCGCGCGGGGCCGGTGCGGACCACGTCCTGCTCGCCATGCGCCCCGGCACGGCGGTCGTCGATGTGTTCGACGGGGCAAAGGTCACGTGGCGCCTAAGCAGGAAGCACGACGGAGGCGGCGGCAGGCGGCGGACCACGGAGGACGCGCGCGAGGTGTTCAAGCTCAGCTTCGACGCGGAGCACAAGGACATGGTGCTCGGCTCCTACCTGCCGGCCGTCATGGCCCGCGTGGAGGCCATGTCCCAGGAGCAGAGGCAGACCAAGCTCTACAGCAACGAGTGGGGCAAGTGGCGGACCGTGAGGCTCCGCAACGCCTCGACGTTCGCGACGGTGGCCATGGACGCCGCGCTGCGGCAGGCCGTGGTGGACGACCTGGACAGGTTCTTGACCCGGAAGGAGTACTACCGGCAGACGGGAAGGGCGTGGAAGAGGGGCTACCTGATCCACGGCCCGCCCGGCACCGGCAAGTCCAGCTTGGTCGCCGCGATCTCCAACAACCTCCATTTCGACGTGTATGACCTCGACGTCGGCGGCGTCAGGTCCAACACcgagctgaggaaactgctgattcGGATGAAGAACAGGTCCATATTGTTGGTGGAAGATGTCGATTGCGCCGTGGCGACGGCGCCACGGAGGGAAGCCAAGGGAAGCTCCGACGGGGGCATCCCTGCTTCCAAGAATCACAAG GTCACTCTGTCCGGGCTGCTCAACATGGTGGACGGCCTTTGGTCCAGCAGCGGCCATGAGCGGATCCTCATCTTCACCACCAACCACAAGGACCGGCTAGACCCGGCGCTGCTCCGGCCTGGCCGGATGGACATGCACGTCCACATGGGCTACTGCGGCTTCGTCGCCTTCAGGGAGCTCGCGGCCAACTACCACGGCATCCAAGACCACCCTCTCTTCCCGGAGATCGAGGCGCTGCTGCGGGAGGTGGATGTGGCACCGGCGGAGGTCGCCGAGAGGCTGCTTATGACCGACGATGCCGATGCCGCTGTCGAGACGGCCGCCAAGCTGCTGAGAGGCAGAAAGGCGGGGGGCGGGGAAGATGGCGGGTACATCAAGCAGAAACTACACGTAGGGCCTAGGCGCCCGCGTCGGGCCCCGGCTCCGTCGTCTCGTCGTGGCGTTGTGGGTGCTGCAAGATGGGCGGTGCCTGACGAGGGAATTGGTGGGTCCTCACGACGAGGCCAGGGGCGTGGATCAGGGACAGGGCGACGTGGCCGAGGTGAGGTGCGCGGACGAGGACGGCGATAG